The Sesamum indicum cultivar Zhongzhi No. 13 linkage group LG6, S_indicum_v1.0, whole genome shotgun sequence genomic interval ataaattgacccgcacgttttcaaaattttctttcttgaaaaatggggatgattaatttaataatgaagttagtgaataaatttattttcgtcaacttaaatcataataattaattgattatgacATGCGatacatacaaaaaaattcatgataCGTACATAGTGGTTGATGGCGTTCAATTATCGTCCAACtatgtttaattaatcaattaaatatttgtcaGTGAGATAGTATGTTTTTTGGATGAAATGATGCATCAATTTGGATAAAAAGTCATAACTTTTTGCAAGCATCTTTCTTAATTGGACTTGTTGATTCAATAACAAATTTCCaacttctataaatagactccactattcattttattttcataaaatcatTCAATAACATTCTTAAGTAGTAAAAACCTTTTGTAAGTATagtatcaattattttctggTTTGTTGTTTTTAAAGTTTGTAGTGCTGCTACTTTGAAATTGTAAAGTCGTTGTATCTTAAGCAATTGCCGTCGCATTTATCACTAGAGCAAGGCAgcttaaatgcaattttttttcctgtaTCATTTGTATTTTGGCgttttaatcatttatttttttaaggtaGCAAATAGatcctgtaattttttaattttttgtgatgtcGATCCTTCAGTTGTcgaaatttgtaaatattacaGGAAAAGAAGCATGTgttgtagcaccccctactcgctacatctaatcatttctatttcatcctttctttaatcaacattcattctataagtaattctatttcaatcagtaaaataaattctaatttatcagcaatatatatatcacaaaaggtaTTAGATATCACCAAAAGTAACATTTACCCTCACTACATGTTCtcgtgtacataacctcaaggaaatcataccacaactttaaacacaaatcccgataaaagaccagaatatttaacaacccaacaatcaaaaactctggcttcagaagtcacggctgacccacctaataaagacgacggcaaCGCTCAAAGTCAATGTGGctagtcagtgtgacctatctcctgaaaagtacgtggcaaggaatgagctgtctactcaataagtatagctgatcagtttatatatacatacaggcaacaatttcacgtacatgcagtcacatcGACTAACAGTCATTGTCAAtagcaacaacaaatataagcagtaatacctattcacaattataaatcaatctatgacacaatattcaacattatcgtttattagctaagggccccacttactctaattggtatacatcagtcaatggtttcgccggccatcatcatatcatatacagcacaggatacccgttgtgtgatatccccacactcttttacttcagctgtgtagcaatatagcacaggacatcacaacaaacatggtacccccacaccaccccagtgtgtagctaacaagcacaggatattccctgctgccccggaataccccggtaccctacgcgccatggtacctagcttaattcacatatttttcatatctcaatatcaatcacattttcataaaccattgactgtggttccaactaggtaagcatcatcttttatttcaactcacgatcatcattcttttctttataataatcacttNNNNNNNNNNNNNNNNNNNNNNNNNNNNNNNNNNNNNNNNNNNNNNNNNNNNNNNNNNNNNNNNNNNNNNNNNNNNNNNNNNNNNNNNNNNNNNNNNNNNNNNNNNNNNNNNNNNNNNNNNNNNNNNNNNNNNNNNNNNNNNNNNNNNNNNNNNNNNNNNNatatatatatatatatatataaatccaattagctatacttaccttatatcccaaaatgcttctATTTTACGTGgaactgctcaaccctctaccttgtcgtcacgtcctataataaattataatatgtataatcaatatatttaagttaccaaataattcataagaattcacttaatcaaaccccttatatatttataactatcatttttaataacattcgtaaattatattaccattgaaacctcattttcctctttaataacataatatttctaaaatataacatccgaagtatttctatgaattttctgtcaatttaccgttgctatacaatttaattaagcaacaatacatagaattacatatttggttaatcattccgatggaattgtgtaaattaactataaggataattaaatctaacaaatctaatattttaattacccaactatatcatttttatagcaattgtgatatttaaattgacactaatataaatagccaaaatcataaaacactccgattaaatagttcaccgctcaatataatcaacatttaataaacggactaattaaataatataattatataaattaatagaaattaaattacaattttcgtACCTCTATTTTTCcgaaatgtgtgtgtgcgtcgctgtgtgtgtatgaatgtgtgtgtgtgagtttgtattatgtgtgtgtgtgtgcatattAATATGGAAGAGAGGCCCACCGCCTCATTCATTctacactctctctctctcccctcaattctactatatattatttatatatataatattattattttatatatttaattaaacttttctcaaaatacccattacgtcctttctaattttctaattaatataatttgctttcaaatattattacgaactccaatttaatccgttcaagttttattatatcccaaattcaatctataattttatttactaattacatctaaatttctaataattaccaattagtctcccaattacatacaaaattctacggacgtcacatGTGTCATGCACAtgctttttcctagtttgggCTTTTGTTCCTATTGATCAATTTCTGTCTGTATCAGTATGGAAGCAAATTTCTGatcctatattttttgcattttgatattttagtcatttccTTTCTAAGGTAGCAAATAagtcttattatttttaatttttgtgattctAGTCCATTAAATTGATCAATGGGAACAAAAGCCCCAAATCAAAAAACGTACTTGCGGGCCACATGCTTATTCTGCAATATTTGTAAACTCCAGCGACTGAAGGATCAAAATcacgaaaataaaaaaattacatgtcgACCTATTTACTACtctaaaaaaaagaactaaaacacctaaatataaaatatattgaatgaaaattgtacttaatttataattattttaaagataaaaaatctaaCTCTCGTATCGACTTCTTAATATACAACTACCgcataaatcttttattttcataatatttttttagccCAAAAAAcctataaagaaataaatacatatataggaCTCCAACccaataattcttgatttcatatcaaaatttaggttGTAGCTTTCAGAAAGcagacaaaaaattaaaaaaaaaacactaaaactacataaaatttaaaaaatatgaaattagaaaaaaaacatataagcAATCccttttatgatattataaatgaacagATTACCtcctataaaataaacaataataatttaacttctatatttttaaaaatacagtaatttaccctctgtgtattttttaaaaaatataagagtagattgctattattttttcataaaatgataatttactaatttacaatatcatataaagataaattatattaaacccaaataaaaaatggtgcTGTAATTTGTAAATTCCGCGAGTGAAGATAAAATGCATACGTGGAGTTTTCACTTCAAGTTTGATAATCCGttacaataattatagaaCAGATCATACACATGTTTGAAGAGAAAACAGCAATTTTGgcactataatttaaaaactagcttgaaaaagtataatagtaataaaaaatttataattttgatacttcGATTCAAAATTTAACCGCATACATGGCCGTTTAATCAGACGCATTCGTGTAAGTGGCATTAATTTGACGTCCACATGTAGTGCACGTGACTTTTTAccattaaatttctaattgaaatattaaattacaaatattctattattaCTATAGTATATTTtcgaattattttataaattgtgaTACTAATATTGCAAGAGAGGCTAAATTCTGAtaccaaaattacaatgttCTTTATGTTAGAATGACCttactttgattttatgtTAGATATTTAGAGTCGCTTATAAAGATTTATTATTCACTTTCTCGATGCTATCAAGTATAAACCAATAGTAAGTCAGATAAGTCTTATCTAAATTCTGTTGCAtcagataattacatttataccccTTTAAATAGGATGTTTGAAGtattttgttatgattattAGCTATGATCgtatcatttataattatttttaactataaaaaatattttaatttcacatgTAGAAACGACGCTGATACATATTTGCacaaccataattaattactattcgACAtggtattttcattttttaccGTGATATATTAGTCATGacaaaatgttatatttcttataaCAATCATTCCTCAAGTTCGTAGATTTCTAAGATGTGACGTAGTGTGCGATCCCTACTTtccaatttgaaaaaattataattttcatcctATAATTTAAGGGgtggcaattttaatcctatatgaattgattttgtaattaaatcctgtaacttaaaaaatttgacaattgTAGTTCTTTTTGCTTGGAAAAACACTTGTGTTGGGCACATGACCTTTAAAATTGGGGTTTCTCAGCCAGATGAGATCACAATTGccaaattctaaaaattatcggactaaattacaaaaattagttgGTACATAACCAAAATTGCCAGCCTCTAAATTACTAGGAAATTTGCAGTTTCCCCTTCCcatttttaccaaaaaaggTCAATTGAAACCTTACTCatacccatatatatatgaagccAAGGTTTGGAAATCCAAATTATCCCACAGATTAGGTGAATAGAAAGTAGCAAACAGAAGCAATAGAGATGGGCACAGAAAAAGAAGGTGGTGTTGAGGTTGCAGCGGATAAGTATAGGTCTTTCTTGCATGATGAAGCACAGAACACAGAGTGGCGACATGGAGGCCCTCCTATCTACGACACCGTCAACCAGCTCTTCGAACAAGGCCGCACCAAAGCACGTTCATAATTCagatttgtttaatatatactttttgttttctgtaaCATGTGATAAATATTTGCAGGAGTGGGCTAAAGGATCTCTAGAAGAGGTGGTTCAAAATGCCATCAAGTCATGGGAGATGGAGCTGTCTCACAAGACTCGGATTCAGGATTTCAGGACTATCAATCCAGACAAATTCAAGCTCATCGTTAATGGTACTAATTACAATATTGATCGAATCCAGCTCAAACCCTTTTTCTAATTTACCCTATTCCGTGTAATAGGAAGAGAGGGACTATCTGCGGAAGAAACACTTAGGGTGGGGAGCTACAATGCGCTGTTGAAGAGTTCAATGCCGGAGGAGTTCAAGTATTACAAAGTAGAAGAAGAGAGCTTTGAGTCAACAATGCGCTTCCCCGTGGATTTGCGTGGGAGGTGCTGGCCGTTCACTCAGGCCCGCCGGTCATTGTCTTTAAGTTCCGGCACTGGGGTTACTTTGAAGGCCCCTTCAAAGGGCATGCCCCCACTGGAAAAATGGTCCAGTTCTACGGAGTAGGAATTCTTAAAGTAAGTTTCTATCTTAAATATACGTATGCTTAGCTATTGAAGCACATTCGATTTCACCATACATATTAGGCGTGGCATGAAACATTTTAAGATTGAGTTGAAGCTGTCACCATTTGTATGGCGAGATGACTTTTCGGACAAGAGTTTAAATTTCAAAGGCATCCAAATTCAAGATAAGATTGAATGATATTGATGAAATGAGTTGACAGGTGGATGAGTTGATGAGGGCAGAGGATGTGGAGATATACTATGATCCTGCTGAGCTCTTTGCCCCACTACTTAAAGCACCTCTCATTTCTGGACCCAACACACAGCAACAGGGGACTGCTGCTTCCACATCTCCTCAAAAATGCCCTTTCCAGAACGAATAAAGTCGTGCCTGCTTAATTACTTATGTACTACAAATACTGTGTTATTTGCTATAACTAGCACTTTTATCTTACATATCAATCAACACATGAGAGAATTATATCTTCCTCTCTTGAATTTTAGTGTAATAATGtagattttttgtgatttaaaaacttatatttacttaatacCTCCTTATTATTggtttttatctaacaaatagattcatttgttagtcaaaatttaccgaaattgttgatattagcgAAAATAAGTTGGGCAACAATCCATGTTTACCCCGTATTAActtatttctaatttattgcaaatcaaataaatttttttctaaccaaactatGCATATACATCTTGAcacactaatgcatgtgagaaaatatatcttcacgcttataaaattagtttggtcatgaaagatttatttgacctataatatgtcagtaataaatcaactGAGAGTGTATACAGATTTTCactctttttgttcttttgctaatattaataaattcggtgaattttgactaagaGAATAATCTTTTTGTTAACGAAAACAATATCAGGAGcgcaaaatgtaatttttcagattattgaaaatttacatgtaattatatcaaattttaggagagtatgatgtaattatcattatatataaatagaggtaCGTGGTTTTTCATATTGTTAATGATCATTtgtgactttttttttatctttcttgcagtgtaatataaatgattttcttaaccatttaaagaaattaattatgccACGAAATTAAACACTAAGACGTGTAATTAAGGAGggattaattacaattagtGAAGAAATAGGTACACCTCAATTAATGTGAGTAAAGGGGCCAACTGGcaagataattacatcatagAAAAGTGATGGCAGCTGACTTTCCGAAATTCATTTAAGACAGTCGgttcaaataattaagatgccacactagaaaaaatgtatgattattttctctacaattaattactatgataaataaataaaaacaatatggATTAATTACAACTTtgcaataattataagttgtaGTTTTTGCAGTGAGGTCAAAACATTagttatgacaaatattttgataataactaaaaaatcatagaaaatattgtttaatcatgaaaaaaattaaattttcacaataattttatttaattatgataaataatattgatttatcatattttttaaaccataATCATTGATGATGtaagaaaaatttaactttttgtagTGTCACTTAATACTGATGGACCAATTCAGACAAGTTGTTGGTATAGAGGGGCCATCGAATTCAATTATATCATGCgaagtaataagtcaatttttagagtaaatatgtatgtttattcaaaattttgctaatatcagcaaacttcgttaattttgactaatgcaTGGATCTATtcgtcaaataaaaaaaatatttgaagtacTAAATGTAAATATTCAAACTAAAGAGagtacgtataattacaccagaCCTTAGCGGGggacaatataattatccctagtgataattattgtataaaaatGAGGGTCAATTACTACTTAATCATCTGAGAATATGACACTACatttttccaccaaaaaaaaaattacacttacaccctctttgatgattttttattacaactGTCCCTATTTCGCCAGAGTTTGAATGAATAATATTgatcttaataaaaaattattgtatttttaattctatcctTCATtcaaataatcttttataatatttttgtacttgtaaagaataaatataatatatatagaaagtcaaaatgtgtaattataataacatctcttaaaatctttttaacaACTTATAAGCTCATCCAAAAACACCCTAAATGGGCCAAGAGatttatatcataaaaagTAGACTATCAACCCACTGTAGttatttacttaaatattcatttaaaacATTGGGTTCAAATAATTAAGGTACCACAATTGATACTAATGGACCAATCCAGACAGCTCATTGTAATTAGAACTGCGTAGTTAGTACACACCAAGTGATAGTACATCAGCTAATAAACTTTCTTACAAAGACAAGTACTAAATACTTTAGCCATTAAGACAGTACTCAGAATTCATGCATACAATTAGGCACCACCTAATACTGGTCATGGACCATATAACTTAATCAGTTccaatatgttaattaaaattaactagCACCGtcaattttatgatttgtttacacaaatcactctTATGCTTTGTataataacttatatatttactaaaaatatcaacattatttacacGGATCACATCTGATTTTTGAAACATTACACGCACTTCCTGAAAATGTCAACctcattacacaaattatcccttttaatatttttattgtcagaagtggtttttgtaattatacaaaagacatggataattttgttaaacaaaTCATACATGGGAGAgtacaaatgtaattatcacattaattaatcacatcatATCTTTGcctatatatatgatgagcCCCTCCAAGCTTTTTGTAATCAATTCATCATCCCACATATTACATCTCAAACAAAgcaatataaacatatatagatatggcCACACAAACATTACAAGGTGCTCTTAAGACAGCAAAAGATAAGTACAGGTCTTTCTTGCACCATGAAGACGCACACAACACTGTGTGGAGACGTGGTGCCCCTCCTACATACCACAACGTCAACAAGCTCTTTGAAGAAGGCCGGACCAAGGCATGTGTCTGCGCGTGATGTGTTTTAGTTCAGCTTgaattcacttttggtcccgtGATTTAGATCATTTGATGTTTTCGTCTTTTCACTTATGAACATCCatgtgttatatatttaatttgtaggAATGGGCTGAAGGATCTCTAGAAGAGACGGTCCAAAATATGATGAAGTCATGGCAGACGGAGTTTACTCACAAGACTCGGACTCAGGACTTCAGGATCATGCATCCAGAAAAGTTCAAGCTCATCGTTAATGGTACgtaatggaaaattttaaccTAGACAGGTTTGGTCGGACTTGAACCACATTTTGTTGTGTTTGTCAGGGACAAAAGTATTATAACTCATGCATAATAACTTGGTTTTTATAACAGGAAGAGAGGCACTATCTGCAGAAGAAACAATTAGTCTAGGAAGCTATAATTCTGTGCTGAAGAGTTCAATGCCAGATGAGTTCAAATACTATAAAGCACACGAAGAGACCTTCGATTCGGCTGACGACGCTTTCCGAAATGCGCTTCCCCGTGGATTTGCGTGTGAAGTGGTGGCTGTTTACTCAAGCCCGCCGGTGATTACCTTTAAGTTCAGGCACTGGGGTTACTTTGAAGGCCCCTTTAAAGGCCATGCCCCCACTGGAGAAATGGTCCAGCTCTTTGGACTCGTAATTCTCAAAGTAAGCTTCTATATCATAGTCCATGTACGTGTGCATGCATGTAGTGTGTGTATACACTAAAATAGTTTCATGGTGGATCCTGAATTTTGAAATGCACTTATATGGAgtcttttcaaaattcaagcCCAACCCACAAACCGTCTCGACCAAACCAGGCCCGGTCCTATGGTCCTGGTCGAACCAGCTTGGTCTACTGTGCAACTTGATGAATCAATTTCTCCAATATCCTGAGTTCTTTTGTGGTGTACAGGTGGATGAACTGATGAGGGCAGAGGAAGTGGAGATATACTATGATCCTGCTGAGCTCTTTGCTCCACTACTTAAAGCACCTCTCATTTCTGGACCCAACACAGAGCAACAGGGTGCTGCTTCTTCCACATCTCCTCAAAAATGCCCTTTCCAAAACTAGATCATATACTTCCAGTCCAGAGCAAATCACAACCTTTAGCATGACAACACTTGTGCATCTACTAGAATAAAGTCGTGCCTGCTTAATGACTTACGGAGTACAAAAAGTGTCATTTGCTCAATTCCACTACTTGTATCCAGACTAGCACTTTTATCATGTTGCTGCCCCTTATCTCATCATATGTAATATTAGTAGCAAAATCTAGAATAAAATTGTACCGGCTTCGTATTGtagtataaaatttataaattttgtttaaagtatatattatataatgtagattattaataagaattttacttgttaattaaCTCGATGTTAATTCTAAcatcaatttgtttttatatttattacgtctttttcttgtagtgattatACTAAAAAGCATAatatttagagataattatgtTTACACTACTAgggtatttatttaattcccAAACTTCAGAACAGGTGTTAGAGTAATATTTtagggattttttttatattttatagaaagtcttaatttaaaactaattgTTTATAATAGTGTActttttaatctttaaaattttcaaattaatttttttttattagttatgacttaatgaattttaaatttacaaaattttcatatatgaagattttaatttaaaattctgtaaaaataaaaaagataaaacaaaagttactataataaataaaaaacaatatgaTGTACTATTGTTCTTCCTCAAAATATTACTCTGACACCCCATCTaagatttgataattacaaaaatactcTTTAGAAGCAAATCTATCACacaaaaaaagtatttttatttttatttttttttcccataaaCTTTACTAGTGGgaagatttttataattatacaaaaaacatgaataatttgtCTAACTTCACCAAAGTCCAAAGAATGTAAATGTAACTATTGATAATGTTTATGAGGCTTTGTTAACAATTAGGGATGtacattataataaaaataataataataatattgaatttagagtggttatcattattttttttgtattttgtttcattttaatatgcataccaatatattatataataaaatttggaataaaaaatttaatttaatttttttaatattcacaCATCCAATatacgcacacaaacacatatatacacacatggATTGGTGAGTATGGCGTGGCGCGGCCTCCATGTCTTCA includes:
- the LOC105165826 gene encoding pathogen-related protein-like, encoding MATQTLQGALKTAKDKYRSFLHHEDAHNTVWRRGAPPTYHNVNKLFEEGRTKEWAEGSLEETVQNMMKSWQTEFTHKTRTQDFRIMHPEKFKLIVNGREALSAEETISLGSYNSVLKSSMPDEFKYYKAHEETFDSADDAFRNALPRGFACEVVAVYSSPPVITFKFRHWGYFEGPFKGHAPTGEMVQLFGLVILKVDELMRAEEVEIYYDPAELFAPLLKAPLISGPNTEQQGAASSTSPQKCPFQN